Genomic segment of Triticum aestivum cultivar Chinese Spring chromosome 6A, IWGSC CS RefSeq v2.1, whole genome shotgun sequence:
TGATTTAGTTTCAGTTTTGCACTTGCGCAGCTTAGAGTTGACAAAAGATCGTACATATGTTTGTCTCAACATGCCTTCTTGTTTGCAAGTGTGAAGTAGCTTTTACTTTGACCTTGTTTTGTTACTCTAGTTTATCTATCAATTCGCCTCGCCCGTACAAAGTTTTATAGGTCGTTCCTTTTCGCTGTTCGTTGCCCTGACTTAATTTGTTCGTCCGTGATATGTACAAAGCTTTACAATAGATCGGTACACCCCCCTTCCACTGTTTAGATGTGGGTTCTGTTTGTTAAGATATATTAGTTGACCCATTAAATAGATCCAGACCATGATAGAGTACCTGTTTAACTCCTATAATTCTTTGTGATGCGGTCTGTAATTTGTTCTTAGTATTGGTACAAATGTCATTATTGTAACAGGCCCTTTCCTTAAATTTGCAGGTGATGGCTCGTGGGAAACAGCTCCCACGTGGGTATGTAATCGCGACTCAATTTCTCATATTAACAGTCATCACTGCATTTGCTCAATATTGTGATTCTGCAGTCAGAGGGACCTTCCCTCAGACAGGCCTGCGCACACCCGCACAACAAGACCCATCGAGATCCGTGAAGTTACCGCTGATGGGATCGTCATGGCCTCAGAAGGTTAATTGTGCTTCATTCTTGTCTACTTTTGAAAGATGCAACTAAACTGACTTTTTTGCCTGTGTTAAATTTCAGTACCGTTCTACGAGGTCATGCCTAAGGCCTGCACCAAGCGCCAGCTGAAGTGGCGCCGTCTTATACAGAAGCTGGGCACCTATGGCAACGCAACAATTGTCTATCCCCTGACAGAAATTGAGCAGGAGCTGTATGATTCATACATTTGATTTTTGTATATACCGCTGATGTTTTTTGTTGCACCTGTG
This window contains:
- the LOC123129103 gene encoding uncharacterized protein isoform X2 — encoded protein: MGYILSVVMARGKQLPRGQRDLPSDRPAHTRTTRPIEIREVTADGIVMASVPFYEVMPKACTKRQLKWRRLIQKLGTYGNATIVYPLTEIEQELLNAMGALAVQQFED
- the LOC123129103 gene encoding uncharacterized protein isoform X1, with protein sequence MGYILSVVMARGKQLPRGQRDLPSDRPAHTRTTRPIEIREVTADGIVMASEVPFYEVMPKACTKRQLKWRRLIQKLGTYGNATIVYPLTEIEQELLNAMGALAVQQFED
- the LOC123129103 gene encoding uncharacterized protein isoform X3 — its product is MARGKQLPRGQRDLPSDRPAHTRTTRPIEIREVTADGIVMASEVPFYEVMPKACTKRQLKWRRLIQKLGTYGNATIVYPLTEIEQELLNAMGALAVQQFED